The genomic interval TATGAGCGGGCATTTAGAAGCATATACAGTGAACACAGAATCAAAGACAAAATTTCATATTTTGTTATATGGGAGAAAGATGCCTTTAAAATAAATATAGAAAAGTTTATTGTTGCTATGTCAGGAAATGACTCATCTGCAACATATAAATCATCTCTCACCACATCAGTTGATATGGCATTTCTCTGCAATCCAAACAACCCAACAGGCAGACTCATGAGAAAAGGGGATGTAGTGAAGATTGCCGAGGCTGCCAGAGATCTCAAATGCTATCTTATAGTTGACGAGGCATTCATAGATTTTATGCCTGAGGAGTCCATAGTTAAAGAGGTTCAAAATAATCCATATCTCATAGTGTTAAGGTCTATGACAAAATTTTACGCACTTTCAGGCATAAGAATAGGTTATGGCATATATCCTCAGAATATTATTGACATCATCAAAAGACATAAGGAACCATGGACCGTAAATACCATTGCGCAGATAGCTGGAATTACTGCACTCAATGATAAAGATTATACAAAACAAACTCTTAAGGTCATAAGAAATGAAAAAAGGGTGCTTGAAGATGGCTTTAGATTGCTTGGCATTACTTATTTTCCATCAGATGTAAATTTTTATTTAGTCAAGCAAGAAAATGCTCAAAAAATAATCTCATCACTCCGAGACAAAGGAATATTAATCAGGGATTGTTCTAATTTCCTGGGGCTTGATAATTCGTATATGAGAATTGCAGTCAGATCAAACAAAGATAACATGAAACTGCTCAAGGAGCTTGCATACATATGCAGGGAATAATCATAGCAGGTACACATAGCGGCTGCGGCAAGACAACAATTACACTGGGCATCCTATCAGCCCTGAAGAAAAAAGGGTTAACTGTCCAGTCTTTCAAGTCAGGCCCTGACTTCATAGATGCAGGACTCCACAGGATGATTACAGGGAGACCCTCAAGAAATCTTGATTTATGGATGTGTGGAGAAGAGTATGTAAAGGCCTGTTTTTATGAACATTCAAGAGATGCTGATATATCTATTGTAGAGGGTGTCATGGGCATGTATGACGGAGACTTTAGCACAGCAAAACTATCAGATGTGCTTGACCTTCCTGTTATTCTAATTGTAGATGCCTATGGAATGGCAGAGAGCGCAGGAGCAGTTGTAAAAGGGTTTGCCTCTTATGATTTGGAGTATAATAACATGCGAGGAGTGATATTTAACCGTGTTGCATCAGAAAGGCATTATGAGAGACTAAAAAATAGTGTGCACGATGTGCCTGTTTTAGGATATTTACCCAGAGATTTGAACTTCGAGATTCCACACAGACATCTTGGATTAGCCGTTAGAGAGGAAAATCCTATAGCAAAAGAGAATATCGAAAGGCTTACAGATACAATTCTAAAACATGTTGATATAGATAGGCTTATGGAAGATGGAAGATGGAAAACGGAAGATGGAAAACGGAGGATGGAAGATGGAAGATGGAAGATGGAAGATGGAAAATGGAAAATGGAAGATGGAAGAAAGTGTCAAAGTGTCAAAGCTTTCACCACTTCACCACTTCACCACTTCACTCATCGTGGCAGTAAACCTAAAATCGGCATTGCTTATGACAGGGCATTCTGCTTTTATTATGAAGACAATCTTGATTTATTAAAACAAGCTGGTGCTGAGATTATAGAGTTCAGTCCTCTTAATGATAGAAATATTCCTGAGGCTGATGCCATTTATATTGGTGGCGGCTATCCTGAGCTTTATGCCGAAAGGCTATCTAAAAATACCTCGATGCTCAAAGCCATTTATAACTGGGCTACCTCTGAAAGACCAATGTATGCAGAATGCGGAGGCTTGATGTATCTGTCAAGGGGAATTCATAATTTTGAAGGACAATTCTTTAAAATGGCTGGTGTGTTTCCCTTTGAGACACAGATGAAAAAAGCAAGGACTCATCTGGGTTACAGGGAGATTCGGTTAAAAGAAGACTGCATACTCGGCAAAAAAGGAGACAAACTGAGAGGACATGAATTTCATTATTCAGAAATAAAAGACAGTTCACAACCTGCACCCCAAAAAATCTTAAGATTTTTTGAGGACCCCGAGTCCACAGTTCACAGTTCGCTGTATGCTGTTAAGAACAATGCAGGTCAGAATCTACCGGATGAAGGATATAAATTTAAAAACACCCTTGCAAGTTATATTCACATCCACTTTGGAAGCAATAGTAATATTGCGAAGAGTTTTATAAGTTTTATAAAGGAGTGATAATGGAAAACATCATACTCATAGGACATGGAAGTCCTAAAAAAGACGCGAACAATATCGAATTAGCAGGCAGGCTTTTGCACAGTGCAATTCACCCAAACTGCACCCGTCACTGCGTAAAAGTAGCATACCTTCAGTTTGCAGAGCCTAAAATTTCTGATGCAATCAAAGAATGTGTTCTGAGTGGAGCTAAAAGGATAATTATTCATCCATATTTTTTAAGCAGTGGAATGCATGTGACAAAAGACATCCCTGAGATAATTGAAAGGGCACAGGATATGTATCCTGACAGGAAATTCATCTACACAGAGCCGCTCGGCATCCACGAAAAATTAGTCCAGGTGGTAATGGAAAGAATACATGCTGCATATGGATTAAAACCAGAGGAAATCGAGAAAAGAAGCTTTGAGATAATCTCTGAAGAACTGGATTTAAGTAATGTGTCACAGGAACAATTGCCAATCATAAAAAGGGTGATACACGCCACTGCAGACTTTGAATTCAAAAACACCCTGATATTCCATCCTGATGCTATCAAAACAGGGATAGATGCGATAAAAGCAGGAAAAAATATCCTTACTGATGTTGAGATGGTAAAAACTGGAATCATTAAGAGATGGCTTGAACCATATGGTGGAAGTGTTATTTGCAATATCAATGATGAGAGTGTAATTAAACTTTCAAAACAAAAAGGAAAAACCCGCGCTGAGATCGCTGTTGAGATGGCATTAAAAGAAAACAACAACATTGGCATCATAGCCATTGGCAATGCACCGACCGCATTGTTAAAGGTTATTGAGATATTCGATTCACATCTTCACCAATTCACCTCTTCACCCGTCCTTGTCATAGGCGTTCCTGTAGGCTTTGTAAAGGCACTGGAATCAAAGACACTGCTTGCAGCACAGAATTTCCCATTTATAACAAATTTAAGCAGAAAGGGTGGCACCCCGGTTGCAGTAGCAATCGTAAATGCATTATTAAAGATGTCAAAGGAGGGAGTATGAAAATTCAAGGTTCAAGGTTTAAGATTCAAAATGCTCTTATTTTTGTCCTTTCACTTATCATCTTGCACCTGTCACTTGTCACTGAGGCAAATGCTATGCACATTTCAGAAGGCATTCTGCCATTTAACTGGGCAGTTCTGTGGTTTGCAGTAGCAATCCCTTTTGTTGCATGGGGATTGTATAAACTGAAAAGGCAATCTTCAATTGACCTCTCATTTAAACCACTTGTTGGACTCATGGCAGCAGTTGTGTTTATCATCTCCTGTATGCCCATACCAGTGCCAACTGCAGGGACATGTTCTCATCCCTGTGGCACAGGGATATCAGGAATCCTCGTGGGACCGGCAATAAGCATCCTCATATCTTCTGTGGCCCTTCTCATTCAGGCACTATTCCTTGCCCATGGAGGCTTAACCACATGGGGTGCTAATATTGTATCAATGGGAGTGATGGGATCATTTGCTGGCTATCTGACATTTAGGGCTTTAAGGAGATTAAATATCAGCCTGACTATATCAGGATTCATGGCAGGGCTCTTTGCTGACTGGGCAACATACCTCACCACATCAATAGAACTTGCATCAGGCATAAGAGGAGACTCTCCCTTTATGCCTCTCTTTTGGAAGATACTGATTGCATTCATACCAACCCAACTGCCACTCGGAATACTTGAGGGGGCCATGACAGCGGGAATGGTTGTACTGCTTTATAAAAAGCGTCCAGACCTTCTTGTAAAGATGCGTGTTCTTAAGCCCGAGGAGGTGACAGCATGAGAAGTGTCAAAGGGATAAAACTTATTATCATTTTCTTATTGTTCACTATTCACTGTTTACTATTTGCTGCTGCATTTGCCTCTGAAAAATGGCCTGGAGTTGATGAGTCAGTAGTTGAAAAATATGCAAAAGAACATGGTAGAGAGGCACGAGAACCTCTTATCAATACAGATCAAGGTGATCTGCTTCTTTTTGTCTTCCTCCTTGCAGGTGCAGTTGGCGGGTTTGTGGCAGGATATTACTGGAGAGCATTGACAGAAGAAAGAACAAAGAACAAGGATCAAAGGACTCAGACAAAAGAGGATGTGAATGTCGCCCTGAGCCGAGGACAAAGGGTCTCGAATTAGAGATTCTTAGCTGCGCTCAGAATGGCAGAAAGCGAAGGGATCAAGATAACAGGAAAAGTATAGATGGAAATATTTTCTGAATGCTTTAAAAAAGAACACATGCTCTCAAAGATTGATGCAAGGGTAAAGATCCTTGTTAGCCTTGCCATGCTTTTAATGGTCCTGAGCTATAAAGGCTTTACCCTTCCTGTGCTTATAACACTAACATGTCTTTTCCTCTGCATCAACATGAAGATTCCATTAAAGGTCTTTCTGTTAAGGTTTTCAGAGCCTGTCTTCATTGCATCCATAATACTAATTTTGAAATTATTCTTTTCAGGAAAGGAACTCCTTTTCTCAATTCCAATCCCTTCTTCTCAATTCTCACTTCTCACCCTGACAGGATATAAAGACGGTCTCATGGATGGTTTGATGATTGCAAGCAGGGTTATAGGTGCGGTCTCAGTTGTTGTTGTAATAGGATTCTCCACACCATTTACAGAATTCGTTGCAGGCCTTTCATGGTTGAAGGTCCCAAAAGGATTTACAGAGATATTGATGTTTTCATATAGATATATCTTTGTCCTTCTTGATGACGCAATGGTCATATACAATGCACAGAAAAATCGTCTTGGCTATTCGAGTATAAGACGGGGGTTAGGTTCATTCGGCATCCTTGCTGGATCCCTGATACTCAAGGTATTCGAGCACAGCCACAATATCACGGTATCAATGATTCAAAGGGGCTATGATGGCAATATGCCTGTACTGAAACAGAGACCCTTTAAATTATCAGAGATTATCTTGTCAGTTGTATTCATAACAGCAATGGGGATTATATGGAAGATATAAACAGGAAAGAGAATCAAGACAGAGGAAAGGCACAGGATTTAAGACTGTATGTGAAAATTAATTCATTCAGGTATCCTGACGGGACTGTAGCCCTCTCTGATATAATTCTTGAGATAAAGAGTGGTGAATTCATCGGCATACTGGGTTCAAATGGTTCTGGAAAGACAACGCTGCTAAAAGTAATGGATGGACTGCTTAAAGATTTCGATGGTGCTATTATACTTGATGGAATAAATATAAAAAAATTATCGCCAAGAGAGATATACAGAAAGGTTGGACTTGTATTTCAAAATCCTGATGATCAACTCTTTGCAGCAACAGTCTTTGAAGATGTGGCATTCGGGCCAATAAATATGGGATTTGAACAGGCAGAGGTCATCAATAGAGTTAATAATGCCCTTAAATATGTGGAGATGGAGGGTTATGCAAAAAAGTCCATTCATAATCTCAGTTTCGGGCAAAAAAAACGGGTATGTATTGCAGGACTTCTTGCTATGGGACATGAAATACTACTTCTTGATGAGCCGACTGCCGGATTAGATCCGATGGGAGAATATAAAATGATGAATCTCCTCATGAAACTAAACAGGGAAAATGGCGTTACAATAATTATGGCAACTCACAGTGTTGACCTTGTGCCACTATTTTTAGACAGGCTTTATATTTTAAGCAAAGGACATATTGTAAGAGGAGGTACACCTCACGATGTCTTTACAGCACCTGAAGAGATGTCAAGTATAAAGCTCAGGCTCCCACAGATTGCAGAACTGATATATAAACTGAAACATGAAGATAAAATGCCTTTTAACCGTATCCCCCTTACTATTGGAGAGGCAAGAAGGGAGATTATAAAGACCGTAATGCCGGATGCGTGAAAAAAATGAGAAAAGGATACATACAGGTTTATACAGGTAACAGTAAAGGTAAAACTACTGCAGCACTTGGTCTTGCATTAAGGGCAGCAGGCGCAGGATTTAAAGTATTCATTGCACAATTTATAAAAAAAAGAAGATGCAGTGAACATAAGGCACTGGAGAGATTTAAAGACCTGATTACCGTCAAACAATATGGAACAGGATTTATAATGAGTGGAAAACTTACAAAATCAGCAATTGATGCAGCCCAAAAAGGATTTGAAGAGGTAAAGAATATAATCTCATCCAGAGCTTATGACATGGTCATATTAGACGAGATAAATGTTGCAATTCACTCCAAACTCCTGAATATCAAAGACATTGTAGATCTATTAAATTCTAAGCCACAAGGTATAGAGATTATTCTCACTGGTAGATATGCTGATAAGAAAATCATAGAA from Dissulfurispira thermophila carries:
- the cobD gene encoding threonine-phosphate decarboxylase CobD gives rise to the protein MQDNNLLPNMGSPENHKSFWGAFEHGGNIYRFIDEKNIRPDEVIDFSASINPLGVPKSVIKKIVDNIKYLCHYPDPDAKDLTEAIGRHLDIDPQYIMCGNGSTELIYLTVRALKPERVLIPMPTFSEYERAFRSIYSEHRIKDKISYFVIWEKDAFKINIEKFIVAMSGNDSSATYKSSLTTSVDMAFLCNPNNPTGRLMRKGDVVKIAEAARDLKCYLIVDEAFIDFMPEESIVKEVQNNPYLIVLRSMTKFYALSGIRIGYGIYPQNIIDIIKRHKEPWTVNTIAQIAGITALNDKDYTKQTLKVIRNEKRVLEDGFRLLGITYFPSDVNFYLVKQENAQKIISSLRDKGILIRDCSNFLGLDNSYMRIAVRSNKDNMKLLKELAYICRE
- a CDS encoding cobyrinate a,c-diamide synthase — its product is MQGIIIAGTHSGCGKTTITLGILSALKKKGLTVQSFKSGPDFIDAGLHRMITGRPSRNLDLWMCGEEYVKACFYEHSRDADISIVEGVMGMYDGDFSTAKLSDVLDLPVILIVDAYGMAESAGAVVKGFASYDLEYNNMRGVIFNRVASERHYERLKNSVHDVPVLGYLPRDLNFEIPHRHLGLAVREENPIAKENIERLTDTILKHVDIDRLMEDGRWKTEDGKRRMEDGRWKMEDGKWKMEDGRKCQSVKAFTTSPLHHFTHRGSKPKIGIAYDRAFCFYYEDNLDLLKQAGAEIIEFSPLNDRNIPEADAIYIGGGYPELYAERLSKNTSMLKAIYNWATSERPMYAECGGLMYLSRGIHNFEGQFFKMAGVFPFETQMKKARTHLGYREIRLKEDCILGKKGDKLRGHEFHYSEIKDSSQPAPQKILRFFEDPESTVHSSLYAVKNNAGQNLPDEGYKFKNTLASYIHIHFGSNSNIAKSFISFIKE
- a CDS encoding precorrin-8X methylmutase, whose product is MENIILIGHGSPKKDANNIELAGRLLHSAIHPNCTRHCVKVAYLQFAEPKISDAIKECVLSGAKRIIIHPYFLSSGMHVTKDIPEIIERAQDMYPDRKFIYTEPLGIHEKLVQVVMERIHAAYGLKPEEIEKRSFEIISEELDLSNVSQEQLPIIKRVIHATADFEFKNTLIFHPDAIKTGIDAIKAGKNILTDVEMVKTGIIKRWLEPYGGSVICNINDESVIKLSKQKGKTRAEIAVEMALKENNNIGIIAIGNAPTALLKVIEIFDSHLHQFTSSPVLVIGVPVGFVKALESKTLLAAQNFPFITNLSRKGGTPVAVAIVNALLKMSKEGV
- a CDS encoding energy-coupling factor ABC transporter permease, with translation MKIQGSRFKIQNALIFVLSLIILHLSLVTEANAMHISEGILPFNWAVLWFAVAIPFVAWGLYKLKRQSSIDLSFKPLVGLMAAVVFIISCMPIPVPTAGTCSHPCGTGISGILVGPAISILISSVALLIQALFLAHGGLTTWGANIVSMGVMGSFAGYLTFRALRRLNISLTISGFMAGLFADWATYLTTSIELASGIRGDSPFMPLFWKILIAFIPTQLPLGILEGAMTAGMVVLLYKKRPDLLVKMRVLKPEEVTA
- the cbiQ gene encoding cobalt ECF transporter T component CbiQ encodes the protein MEIFSECFKKEHMLSKIDARVKILVSLAMLLMVLSYKGFTLPVLITLTCLFLCINMKIPLKVFLLRFSEPVFIASIILILKLFFSGKELLFSIPIPSSQFSLLTLTGYKDGLMDGLMIASRVIGAVSVVVVIGFSTPFTEFVAGLSWLKVPKGFTEILMFSYRYIFVLLDDAMVIYNAQKNRLGYSSIRRGLGSFGILAGSLILKVFEHSHNITVSMIQRGYDGNMPVLKQRPFKLSEIILSVVFITAMGIIWKI
- a CDS encoding energy-coupling factor ABC transporter ATP-binding protein produces the protein MEDINRKENQDRGKAQDLRLYVKINSFRYPDGTVALSDIILEIKSGEFIGILGSNGSGKTTLLKVMDGLLKDFDGAIILDGINIKKLSPREIYRKVGLVFQNPDDQLFAATVFEDVAFGPINMGFEQAEVINRVNNALKYVEMEGYAKKSIHNLSFGQKKRVCIAGLLAMGHEILLLDEPTAGLDPMGEYKMMNLLMKLNRENGVTIIMATHSVDLVPLFLDRLYILSKGHIVRGGTPHDVFTAPEEMSSIKLRLPQIAELIYKLKHEDKMPFNRIPLTIGEARREIIKTVMPDA
- the cobO gene encoding cob(I)yrinic acid a,c-diamide adenosyltransferase produces the protein MRKGYIQVYTGNSKGKTTAALGLALRAAGAGFKVFIAQFIKKRRCSEHKALERFKDLITVKQYGTGFIMSGKLTKSAIDAAQKGFEEVKNIISSRAYDMVILDEINVAIHSKLLNIKDIVDLLNSKPQGIEIILTGRYADKKIIEVADLVTEMKEIKHYYKKGVKARRGIEH